The Natranaerobius trueperi genome has a window encoding:
- a CDS encoding RidA family protein yields the protein MSKVEQKLQSLGIELPEPPKPVASYVPTAKTGNLVFVSGQLPLVSGDLKYEGKVGEDVSLEEGIEAAKQCTINCLSVIKGEIGDLDKITKIVKLTGYVSSATNFNKQPQVINGASDFIGEVFEKKGEHSRAAVGVSELPLNSPVEIEMIVEVSE from the coding sequence ATGTCAAAAGTGGAACAAAAATTACAAAGTCTAGGAATTGAATTACCTGAGCCACCTAAGCCTGTAGCGTCTTATGTCCCAACAGCAAAAACAGGTAATCTTGTGTTTGTTTCTGGTCAATTACCTTTAGTTTCTGGTGATCTTAAATATGAAGGTAAAGTGGGAGAAGATGTCTCTTTAGAAGAAGGAATTGAAGCAGCTAAACAATGTACTATTAACTGTCTAAGTGTTATAAAAGGAGAAATTGGCGATCTAGATAAAATAACAAAGATTGTAAAGTTAACAGGATATGTGAGTAGTGCTACTAATTTTAATAAACAGCCACAAGTTATAAATGGAGCTAGTGATTTCATAGGAGAAGTATTTGAAAAAAAAGGAGAACATTCAAGAGCTGCAGTCGGCGTGAGTGAACTACCCCTTAATAGTCCTGTAGAAATTGAAATGATAGTTGAGGTTTCTGAATAA